The Streptomyces sp. NBC_00102 genome segment CCCGACCAGCGCGAACGTCTGTCCGGCGATCTCCAGTTCCTCGTCCGTCGGTACCACGGCCACCGCGACCCGGGCGTACCCGGGGGAGATCAGCCGGGGCTGGGACGACCGTACGGAGTTCAGATCGCCGTCCACCGCCATGCCGAGCTCCTCCAGACCGGCGAGGGCAGCCTCCCGCACCGGGGCGGAGTTCTCGCCGACCCCCGCCGTGAAGACGACGGCGTCCACCCGGCCGAGGACGGCCATATAGGCGCCGATGTACTTCTTCAGCCGGTGGATGTAGATGTCGAAGGCGAGGGCGGCACGTTCGTCGCCCTCGTCCACCCGGCGGCGGATCTCGCGCATGTCGTTGTCGCCGCAGAGACCGACCAGGCCGCTCTTCTTGTTCAGCAGCTCGTCGATCTCGTCCACGGACATCCCCGCCACCCGCTTCAGGTGGAAGGTGACCGCCGGGTCGACGTCCCCGGAGCGGGTGCCCATGACCAGCCCCTCCAGCGGGGTCAGCCCCATCGAGGTGTCCACGCACCGCCCGCCCGCGATCGCGGACGCCGAGGCACCGTTGCCCAGGTGCAGCACGATCATGTTGAGCTCCTCGACCGGCCGGCCCAGCAGCTTCGCCGTCCGCCGCGAGACGTACGCGTGCGAGGTGCCGTGGAAGCCGTAGCGGCGCACCCGGTGGGCGTCGGCGGTCTCCACGTCGATCGCGTACCGGGCCGCGTGCTCGGGCATCGTCGTGTGGAACGCCGTGTCGAACACCGCGACCTGCGGCAGGTCCGGCCGCAGCCTCTGCGCCGTACGGATACCGGTGATGTTCGCCGGGTTGTGCAGCGGGGCGACCGGCACCAGGCGCTCGATCTCCTTCAGCACGTCGTCGGTGACCACGGTCGGCTCGGTGAACCTGAGCCCGCCGTGCACCACCCGGTGCCCGATCGCCGCCAGCTCGGGGGAGTCCAGCCCCAGCCCGTCGGCCGCCAGCTCCTCGGCCGCGGCCTTCAGGGCCGCCGCGTGGTCGGCGATCCGGCCGGTGCGCTCGCGGGCCTCGCCGCCGTCGCCCGGGCGCGGGGTGTGCACCAGGCGGGACGTTTCCTCGCCGATGCGCTCCACCAGTCCGGAGGCGAGCCTGGAGTGGTCGCGCATGTCCAGCAGCTGGTACTTCACCGACGAGGAGCCGGAGTTGAGGACCAGCACCCGGTGCGCGCCGGAGGACGCCGCGCCCGCGCCGTCCTGCCCGGTCCTCGCGGTGGTCGCCTCGGTGTTCGGGTCGGTCATGCGGGTCACTCCTCGCCCTGCGCCTGGATAGCTGTAATAGCCACGGTGTTTACGATGTCCTGTACCAGGGCGCCGCGCGACAGATCGTTGACCGGCTTGCGCAGCCCCTGGAGCACGGGACCCACCGCGACCGCGTTGGCCGAGCGCTGTACGGCCTTGTAGGTGTTGTTGCCGGTGTTGAGGTCCGGGAAGATCAGCACGGTGGCCTGGCCCGCCACCGGGGACTCGGGCATCTTCGTCGCGGCGACGGTCGGCTCGACCGCCGCGTCGTACTGGATCGGGCCCTCGATGAGCAGGTCGGGCCGCGCCGAGCGGACCCGCTCCGTCGCCTCCCGCACCTTCTCCACGTCCGCGCCGGAAC includes the following:
- a CDS encoding acetate kinase translates to MTDPNTEATTARTGQDGAGAASSGAHRVLVLNSGSSSVKYQLLDMRDHSRLASGLVERIGEETSRLVHTPRPGDGGEARERTGRIADHAAALKAAAEELAADGLGLDSPELAAIGHRVVHGGLRFTEPTVVTDDVLKEIERLVPVAPLHNPANITGIRTAQRLRPDLPQVAVFDTAFHTTMPEHAARYAIDVETADAHRVRRYGFHGTSHAYVSRRTAKLLGRPVEELNMIVLHLGNGASASAIAGGRCVDTSMGLTPLEGLVMGTRSGDVDPAVTFHLKRVAGMSVDEIDELLNKKSGLVGLCGDNDMREIRRRVDEGDERAALAFDIYIHRLKKYIGAYMAVLGRVDAVVFTAGVGENSAPVREAALAGLEELGMAVDGDLNSVRSSQPRLISPGYARVAVAVVPTDEELEIAGQTFALVGQAAGDGSQGSGAGPREPGPTHP